In a genomic window of Gloeocapsopsis dulcis:
- a CDS encoding class I adenylate-forming enzyme family protein produces MNIAQHIERGHHLFPDKTALIFEERSYTYKDLDLLANRVANGLRDRNIHRGDRIALFLPNIPEFIIAYLGIVKIGAVAVSLNAMLKSTEVSFILNDSGAKAIVTTAELVENVPEADLPELKHILIAEGESSKGLGLAEMMASASSEAKAIEMDRHAPAAIVYTSGTTGFPKGATLSHGNVISNSYSQNRCCGMSAEERILLYLPLFHCFGQNAVLNAGLNACATIVLHRNFDLEKILNSVATEQITMFFSVPTLYILLLNMGTLGYDLSSIRYYFSAAAPLPVEVAQKWFDKYGLEIHQGYGLTETSPCASYNNDFKYKVGSIGTPIENVEMKIVHADGKDALPGDLGEIIIRGPNVMLGYWNRPFETAEVIKNGWFYTGDIGQIDEDGYFYIVDRSKDMINVAGFKVYPTEVENVIYQHPTVAEVAVYGVPNLETTEIVKANIVLKPEQTVTEKQMIAFCSERMAAYKVPKAIKFVDSIPKNPTGKVLKRVLRDEAANEALVVKPRSFVAKPAVTKTPAPVVTPATTNNSNKGVFKALGNLFKHRN; encoded by the coding sequence ATGAACATTGCCCAACATATAGAACGCGGTCATCATTTATTTCCTGATAAGACTGCCCTCATTTTTGAAGAAAGATCTTACACGTACAAAGATCTCGACTTGCTGGCAAATCGCGTCGCCAATGGGTTACGCGATCGCAATATTCATCGCGGCGATCGCATTGCCTTATTCTTGCCGAATATTCCCGAATTCATCATTGCTTATCTCGGCATAGTTAAAATCGGTGCGGTGGCTGTATCGCTTAATGCCATGCTCAAAAGCACCGAAGTCAGCTTTATTCTCAATGATTCAGGTGCGAAGGCAATTGTCACCACCGCAGAACTTGTAGAGAATGTCCCTGAAGCAGACTTACCTGAGTTAAAACACATCTTGATTGCTGAAGGCGAAAGCAGCAAAGGATTGGGCTTAGCTGAGATGATGGCAAGTGCCTCATCAGAAGCCAAGGCGATTGAAATGGATCGTCATGCCCCCGCTGCGATTGTCTACACTTCAGGTACTACAGGCTTTCCTAAAGGCGCTACCTTATCTCACGGTAATGTCATTTCTAACAGCTACTCGCAAAACCGTTGTTGTGGGATGAGTGCCGAAGAACGCATCTTACTGTACCTACCACTATTCCACTGCTTCGGTCAAAACGCCGTTCTTAATGCTGGGCTAAATGCCTGTGCGACGATTGTTCTCCACCGTAATTTCGATTTAGAGAAGATTCTTAACTCGGTCGCTACTGAGCAGATCACGATGTTCTTTAGTGTGCCGACACTCTACATCCTACTTCTAAATATGGGGACGTTGGGCTATGACTTGAGTTCGATTCGCTACTACTTCTCAGCTGCTGCACCACTTCCTGTAGAGGTTGCTCAAAAGTGGTTTGACAAGTATGGCTTAGAAATTCATCAAGGCTACGGTCTGACGGAAACATCTCCTTGCGCTAGCTACAACAATGACTTTAAATACAAAGTCGGGTCAATAGGTACGCCGATTGAAAATGTCGAGATGAAAATCGTCCATGCGGATGGCAAAGATGCCTTACCAGGAGATCTCGGCGAAATTATTATTCGGGGTCCTAATGTGATGTTGGGCTATTGGAATCGCCCCTTTGAAACCGCAGAAGTGATCAAAAACGGGTGGTTTTATACTGGTGATATTGGTCAAATTGATGAAGACGGCTACTTCTACATTGTGGATCGCTCCAAAGACATGATTAATGTTGCTGGATTCAAGGTCTACCCAACTGAAGTAGAAAACGTCATCTATCAACACCCCACAGTGGCCGAAGTTGCCGTTTACGGCGTTCCCAACTTGGAAACAACTGAAATCGTCAAAGCCAATATTGTTCTTAAACCAGAGCAAACTGTAACAGAAAAACAAATGATTGCTTTCTGTTCTGAACGCATGGCTGCGTATAAAGTACCCAAAGCAATTAAGTTTGTTGATTCTATTCCCAAAAATCCTACGGGAAAAGTCTTAAAACGCGTTCTGCGTGACGAGGCTGCCAATGAAGCCCTAGTAGTAAAACCAAGAAGCTTTGTTGCAAAACCTGCTGTCACAAAAACTCCAGCGCCAGTCGTTACACCAGCCACTACTAATAATTCAAATAAAGGTGTCTTCAAGGCTTTAGGTAACTTGTTTAAACACCGAAATTAG
- a CDS encoding glycosyltransferase, whose protein sequence is MRVLFIVGSFPAISETFVLNQITGLIDRGHEVDIYALNRPENTAKVHPDVENYHLLERTYYAPERAESSLIRMFQACGLLLASGCKHPIGLLRALSLFKNKKQLKPIEWFHLMVPFLGKQPYDIIHCQFGIYALKGMLLRDIGAIKGRLVTSFRGFDISWYVQEYGEDVYNELFKKGDFFLSNCEYFRQRVINFGCNAKKIVVLGSGINCERFFFKPRFLDNGKIRITTTGRLVEKKGMAYSIRAVAKLAETYPNIEYKIIGDGVLKTDLQNLIEELNVSYIVKLLGWKNQQEIIEILDNSHIFVATSVTAKDGNQDAPVNTLKEAMAMGLPVIGTNHGGIPELVEDGISGFLVPERDVETLAEKIAYLCDRPEIWQQMGQAGRAYVEQHYDTNKLNDQLVQIYEQVLSNEDTNSAKSPSFKEAIA, encoded by the coding sequence ATGCGAGTACTATTCATTGTTGGATCGTTTCCGGCGATATCAGAAACTTTCGTTCTAAACCAAATTACAGGGTTAATAGATCGGGGACATGAAGTTGATATTTATGCACTCAACAGACCAGAAAATACTGCTAAAGTCCACCCTGACGTGGAAAACTATCACCTCTTGGAACGAACTTATTATGCTCCCGAAAGAGCTGAAAGTTCTTTGATAAGGATGTTCCAAGCTTGTGGATTACTATTAGCTAGCGGCTGCAAACATCCTATAGGGTTACTGAGAGCGCTCAGTTTGTTTAAGAACAAAAAGCAGCTAAAGCCTATAGAATGGTTTCACTTAATGGTACCGTTTTTGGGTAAGCAACCCTACGATATTATCCACTGTCAGTTTGGTATATACGCCCTTAAAGGTATGTTGTTACGGGATATTGGTGCTATTAAAGGTAGGTTAGTGACATCATTTCGCGGCTTCGATATCAGCTGGTATGTTCAAGAATACGGAGAGGATGTTTATAACGAACTTTTCAAAAAAGGAGATTTTTTCCTATCAAACTGTGAATATTTTAGGCAACGAGTTATCAACTTTGGTTGTAACGCCAAGAAAATTGTCGTACTTGGTTCAGGAATTAACTGCGAACGGTTTTTCTTTAAACCACGTTTTCTTGATAATGGTAAAATCCGCATTACCACTACTGGTCGTCTTGTAGAAAAAAAAGGAATGGCTTACAGCATTCGTGCTGTAGCTAAGCTAGCTGAAACTTACCCCAATATTGAGTACAAAATTATTGGTGATGGAGTTTTAAAAACAGATTTACAGAATCTCATCGAAGAACTAAATGTTAGTTACATAGTTAAGTTGCTAGGTTGGAAAAATCAGCAAGAAATTATTGAAATTCTCGATAATTCGCATATTTTTGTTGCTACTAGCGTTACAGCAAAAGATGGCAATCAGGACGCTCCAGTTAACACCTTAAAAGAAGCAATGGCTATGGGTTTACCTGTCATAGGTACTAACCACGGTGGTATTCCTGAATTAGTCGAAGATGGCATTTCTGGTTTTTTAGTGCCAGAACGCGATGTAGAGACTTTAGCTGAAAAGATTGCTTATCTTTGCGATCGTCCAGAAATTTGGCAACAGATGGGTCAAGCTGGTCGAGCATACGTAGAACAGCACTACGACACGAATAAGCTTAACGATCAACTCGTCCAAATTTACGAGCAAGTCCTAAGTAATGAGGATACAAATAGTGCAAAGAGTCCAAGTTTTAAAGAGGCGATCGCATAA
- a CDS encoding HAL/PAL/TAL family ammonia-lyase, whose amino-acid sequence MNTAALQQTQTSAKTVSIGNRNITIDEVVSVARHGAEVQISKADDVAQRVQASCDYIADAVATGRPIYGVTSGFGGMANVVISREYADLLQHNLVWYHKVGAGRKLPLTDVRAAMLLRVNSHLHGASGIRREIVQRMETFLNAKVTPHVPEYGSIGASGDLTPLSYITGALIGLDERYTVDFDGEEIDAITALNRLGLPQLQLQAKEGLAMMNGTSVMTGIAGNCVYDTRLLMALTMGAHALILQGLNGTNQSFHPFIHELKPHPGQKWAAYTMLDLLAGSRLIREELDGTHEYRGQAPIQDRYSLRCLAQYMGPIVDGVSQVAQQIEVEMNSATDNPLIDAENQASYHGGNFLGQYVGMGMDHLRYYIGMMAKHLDVQIAYLVAPEFNNGLPASLVGNKERIVNMGLKGLQITGNSIMPLLSFYGNSIADRYPTHAEQYNQNINSQGFAAANLTRNAVEIFQQYMAIALMFGVQAVDLRTYAYAGHYDASESLSPVTRRLYQAVREVVGQPPSATRPYIWDDREQPLDEHIAKVAADIAAEGAIVTAVKDLLTSLNKDS is encoded by the coding sequence ATGAATACAGCAGCTTTACAACAGACACAAACTTCTGCAAAAACTGTGTCGATAGGTAATCGCAACATCACCATTGATGAAGTCGTTAGTGTGGCACGTCATGGTGCCGAGGTACAGATCAGCAAAGCAGATGACGTTGCGCAGCGCGTTCAAGCATCTTGTGACTATATCGCTGATGCAGTCGCAACGGGTAGACCAATCTACGGTGTCACGAGTGGTTTTGGTGGAATGGCAAATGTTGTCATTTCGCGCGAGTATGCAGACTTATTACAGCATAATCTTGTTTGGTATCACAAAGTCGGTGCTGGACGCAAGTTACCGCTCACTGATGTCCGCGCTGCAATGCTGTTGCGTGTTAATTCACATTTACATGGTGCTTCAGGAATCCGCCGTGAGATCGTCCAGCGGATGGAAACGTTTCTAAATGCTAAAGTGACACCGCACGTTCCTGAATACGGGTCGATTGGTGCAAGTGGCGATTTGACACCATTGTCCTACATTACAGGTGCTTTGATTGGGTTAGACGAGCGCTATACTGTTGACTTTGATGGCGAAGAAATCGATGCGATTACTGCCCTAAATCGGTTGGGATTACCACAGTTGCAACTCCAAGCGAAAGAGGGGCTAGCCATGATGAATGGCACCTCAGTCATGACAGGAATTGCAGGTAACTGCGTGTACGATACAAGGCTGCTGATGGCGTTGACAATGGGAGCACACGCGCTGATTCTGCAAGGTTTAAACGGAACAAATCAATCATTTCACCCCTTTATTCACGAACTGAAACCACATCCAGGGCAAAAATGGGCAGCATACACCATGCTCGATCTCTTGGCAGGTTCGCGCTTGATTCGTGAAGAGTTAGACGGTACGCACGAGTATCGCGGTCAAGCCCCAATCCAGGATCGTTACTCTTTACGGTGTTTGGCGCAATATATGGGACCAATTGTTGATGGTGTGTCTCAAGTTGCCCAACAAATCGAGGTTGAGATGAACTCGGCGACAGACAACCCGCTGATTGATGCCGAGAACCAAGCGAGTTATCACGGCGGTAATTTCTTAGGACAGTATGTAGGTATGGGAATGGATCACCTGCGATACTACATCGGGATGATGGCAAAACACCTTGATGTGCAAATTGCTTATCTCGTTGCCCCTGAATTTAATAACGGCTTACCTGCTTCTTTGGTTGGTAACAAAGAACGCATTGTCAATATGGGACTCAAAGGGTTGCAAATTACTGGTAACTCGATTATGCCGTTGTTGAGTTTCTACGGAAATTCAATTGCCGATCGCTATCCTACCCATGCCGAACAATACAACCAAAACATCAATAGCCAAGGGTTTGCCGCCGCGAACTTAACGCGCAACGCCGTTGAGATCTTCCAGCAGTATATGGCAATCGCCCTTATGTTTGGCGTTCAAGCGGTTGATTTAAGAACGTATGCTTATGCAGGACATTACGATGCTAGTGAGAGTCTATCTCCAGTCACGCGACGTCTGTATCAAGCCGTGCGCGAAGTTGTGGGACAGCCACCATCAGCAACTCGCCCTTACATCTGGGACGATCGCGAACAACCTTTAGACGAACACATTGCCAAAGTTGCGGCTGATATTGCGGCTGAAGGTGCGATTGTTACAGCGGTAAAAGATCTTTTGACTAGCTTGAACAAGGACTCGTAG
- a CDS encoding glycosyltransferase family 2 protein: MVEPQVTIVVAPRERFSYTRESLDSIYEHTHTPFKLVYVDGGSPAQIKSYLEAQAREKNFQLIRTEHYLSPNHARNIGLAQVNTKYVVFIDNDVVVTPGWLQKLVECAETTNATIVSPLICQHLPLHEVVHCAGGESGVRVETKDGDVRRRMIEKIYLQGRKVADVRPKLQRSETGLAEFHCMMVRTNIFTQVGMLDEKLLNTKEHVDFCILVNEAGGSVYLEPDSLVTYVPSSTLTWSDMTFYMLRWSDAWELASLYRLRDKWNLTEDDYFKNKYKKLGWRRYMSIIQPLSVELSFRQRGRIRRMITDTLISIDKQLNKHITTRYAQKHLSLKQQPVLQVQQKPMAVVSRN; the protein is encoded by the coding sequence ATGGTAGAACCACAAGTTACGATTGTTGTTGCACCGCGAGAGCGTTTTAGCTATACTCGCGAGTCACTTGACAGCATCTACGAGCATACACATACTCCATTTAAGTTAGTCTACGTTGATGGTGGTTCGCCAGCACAAATTAAGAGCTATTTAGAAGCACAAGCGCGAGAGAAAAATTTTCAACTCATTCGGACTGAACACTATCTTTCGCCAAACCATGCGAGAAACATAGGACTCGCTCAAGTGAACACCAAATATGTTGTCTTCATTGACAATGATGTGGTAGTCACACCAGGCTGGCTGCAAAAACTCGTTGAATGTGCAGAGACAACTAACGCTACTATAGTAAGTCCTCTGATCTGCCAACATCTACCGTTACACGAAGTCGTACATTGCGCTGGGGGAGAATCTGGTGTACGTGTCGAAACGAAAGACGGAGATGTCCGACGGCGGATGATTGAGAAAATCTATTTGCAAGGACGCAAAGTCGCAGATGTCCGCCCGAAACTACAACGAAGTGAAACAGGTCTGGCTGAATTTCATTGCATGATGGTGCGTACCAACATCTTTACTCAAGTCGGAATGCTCGATGAAAAGCTACTCAACACGAAAGAACACGTAGATTTTTGTATTTTAGTCAACGAAGCTGGTGGTAGCGTTTACTTGGAGCCAGATTCTCTTGTCACCTATGTACCAAGCTCTACACTGACATGGTCTGATATGACCTTTTATATGTTGCGTTGGAGTGATGCTTGGGAATTGGCTAGTTTATACCGCTTGCGCGATAAATGGAATTTAACCGAGGATGACTATTTTAAGAACAAATATAAAAAGTTAGGATGGCGGCGATATATGTCAATTATTCAACCCTTGAGCGTGGAACTGAGCTTTAGGCAACGTGGACGTATTCGTCGCATGATAACAGATACTTTAATTTCTATAGATAAGCAACTCAACAAACATATTACGACTCGCTATGCTCAAAAACACCTGTCACTGAAGCAACAGCCTGTCTTGCAGGTGCAACAAAAACCGATGGCAGTAGTATCACGTAATTGA
- a CDS encoding alpha/beta hydrolase, whose amino-acid sequence MDILHPKISTQLMPVLVWIHGGAWRSGDKKEGLKHLVSFARQGFFCASIEYRLSHEAIFPAQIQDCKCAIRFLRAHAREFHIDPHHIGVWGVSAGGHLAALLGTTHHIQEFEGSGGWENYSSCVQAVCDWFGPTDFLRINDSPRKIDFTPAGSPEAALIGGLIEENQEKAAKVNPITFVSKEASPFLIVHGDNDSLVPLNQSQLLFDALQKADVEVTLEVIKGGKHGNEKKFGSRALSQKMEKFFKKHLT is encoded by the coding sequence ATGGATATTTTGCACCCCAAAATATCAACTCAATTAATGCCTGTGCTAGTTTGGATTCATGGCGGTGCTTGGCGTTCAGGTGACAAAAAAGAGGGACTCAAGCATTTAGTTTCCTTTGCCCGTCAGGGCTTTTTTTGTGCCAGTATTGAATATCGTTTGAGCCACGAAGCCATCTTCCCTGCTCAAATTCAAGATTGTAAGTGTGCTATTCGCTTCCTTCGCGCTCATGCTCGTGAATTTCATATTGATCCGCACCATATTGGTGTTTGGGGTGTCTCTGCTGGCGGACATCTTGCTGCGCTTTTGGGAACTACGCATCACATTCAAGAGTTTGAAGGAAGTGGAGGTTGGGAAAATTATTCTAGTTGCGTACAGGCTGTTTGTGATTGGTTTGGACCGACTGATTTTTTGAGGATTAATGATTCTCCTCGTAAAATCGATTTTACTCCTGCAGGCTCTCCGGAGGCGGCACTTATTGGTGGGCTTATCGAAGAAAATCAGGAAAAAGCAGCAAAAGTTAACCCAATTACTTTTGTAAGTAAAGAAGCTTCTCCTTTTTTAATTGTGCATGGAGATAATGATTCGTTAGTGCCACTTAATCAAAGTCAATTACTCTTTGACGCTTTGCAAAAAGCAGACGTAGAGGTGACGCTTGAGGTCATCAAAGGTGGTAAACACGGAAATGAAAAGAAATTTGGTTCGCGCGCTCTTTCTCAAAAAATGGAGAAATTTTTTAAAAAGCACCTAACTTAG
- a CDS encoding glycosyltransferase family 4 protein — protein sequence MKILILLNIVSSDSGGAEWSLLDVCRGLAEKGHELHCLYCKEGDLLPHYQQFCKTVVKASTYRIKGHTPSSSISFITSLLKALHTQFDLIYANYYSQTFFGGILARVKGIPLVCHLRSYPPQRRHFPAQIQMGLNSCTSLIAVSQAARSSYLKAGFNPHLIKVVYNGIDLERFVMRGDRDITRRALGIPADAFVVLYAGRITRPKNLEMLIAAFARLGLEPDQARLLITGATYSSSYSHVAGDMYQQELIDLCQTLGISDRVHWLGKRSDVPEIFRAADVSVLPSILPETFGRVIAESMACGTPAIGLRYGGIPEVLSGEFQHFQVETGDVTGLAQQLLALKDWQKQDPTLGQRCRTYVEQHFSKERMVEEVEQAMQEAIATGVKRFRSPSAAAVSFHPWYPDSLGI from the coding sequence ATGAAAATTTTAATTCTCCTCAATATAGTCTCTTCAGATAGTGGTGGAGCAGAGTGGAGTCTTCTTGACGTCTGTCGAGGTTTAGCTGAAAAAGGACACGAGTTACACTGTCTTTATTGTAAAGAAGGAGATTTACTACCACACTATCAGCAGTTTTGTAAAACAGTAGTCAAAGCCTCTACTTATCGAATCAAAGGCCATACACCATCATCAAGTATCAGTTTTATTACTTCGCTTTTAAAAGCACTTCATACCCAATTTGATCTCATCTACGCTAACTATTACAGTCAAACATTTTTTGGTGGAATTTTAGCGCGAGTCAAAGGTATACCTTTAGTTTGTCATCTCCGTTCGTACCCACCGCAAAGACGTCATTTTCCTGCCCAAATTCAGATGGGATTAAATTCTTGTACCAGCTTAATCGCTGTCTCCCAAGCAGCACGTAGCTCATATTTAAAAGCAGGGTTTAATCCTCACCTCATCAAAGTTGTGTACAACGGTATCGATTTAGAGCGCTTTGTGATGCGTGGCGATCGCGATATCACTCGTCGTGCATTGGGTATACCTGCTGACGCATTTGTAGTGCTTTATGCAGGTCGAATTACGCGACCAAAGAACCTCGAAATGTTGATTGCAGCTTTTGCTCGTTTAGGTTTAGAACCCGATCAAGCACGGCTCCTAATTACAGGAGCAACCTATTCTTCTAGTTATAGCCACGTTGCAGGAGATATGTATCAGCAGGAACTCATAGATTTATGCCAGACATTAGGAATAAGCGATCGCGTTCACTGGTTAGGAAAGCGTAGTGACGTACCAGAAATTTTTCGTGCTGCGGATGTTTCTGTACTTCCGAGTATACTACCAGAAACCTTTGGGCGAGTCATAGCAGAATCAATGGCTTGTGGTACTCCGGCAATTGGCTTGCGCTACGGTGGTATTCCTGAGGTACTCAGTGGTGAGTTTCAACACTTTCAAGTCGAGACAGGTGATGTTACAGGTTTAGCCCAGCAGCTACTAGCGCTTAAAGATTGGCAAAAGCAAGATCCAACTCTAGGACAGCGGTGTCGTACTTATGTCGAACAGCACTTTTCTAAGGAAAGAATGGTTGAAGAAGTTGAACAAGCTATGCAAGAGGCGATCGCTACAGGAGTCAAGCGATTTCGTTCCCCAAGTGCCGCAGCAGTCAGTTTCCATCCTTGGTATCCAGACAGCTTAGGTATTTAG
- a CDS encoding glycosyltransferase family 61 protein, with translation MSEKLGLQPNIVTRKELFENSQKYHILEFGSEEKIIVNQPYNSLVAEKLPWSPTDTFGTFTLEKPFVFEAINAELVGSQAIGFDQDKNLIQETVIGKNSKSLNTLISRLSTRTLLSQKIPSFGSQQDTVYSLVNHFSGGYYHWITDSLCRLEGVEYYQQQTGRKPLLLIGTDPPKWKIESLKLLGYEPEDCILWDKSRMRVKRLIVPSFRREGNLLSPLACQWLRQQMMSNLPDVDSTNISFSSRIYIKRTQKMGRNVINEDELMAALAPFGFVSYTLEDMSFSDKVRLFSQAEIVVAPHGAGLVNTIFSPQNLIVIDIFGLYGTPCFLVLAKALGFHYGCLGSAGRNERNYRHETYNSFKVDVSRLRDLVAQMLQEFGLPLAYSHGVRSN, from the coding sequence ATGTCAGAAAAGCTGGGTTTACAACCAAATATAGTAACAAGAAAAGAACTGTTTGAGAATAGCCAGAAATACCACATTCTCGAATTTGGCTCTGAGGAAAAAATTATAGTTAATCAGCCTTATAACAGTTTGGTAGCCGAAAAGCTTCCTTGGTCCCCTACAGATACATTTGGCACATTCACTTTAGAAAAACCTTTTGTATTTGAAGCAATAAATGCGGAGCTTGTGGGTTCGCAGGCTATTGGATTTGATCAGGATAAAAACCTAATTCAAGAAACAGTTATTGGTAAAAATAGTAAATCACTAAATACGCTGATAAGTCGGTTATCTACGCGAACCTTGCTTTCACAAAAAATACCTAGCTTTGGTTCTCAACAAGACACGGTATATTCATTAGTTAATCATTTTAGCGGTGGCTATTATCACTGGATAACTGATAGTTTATGTCGGCTTGAAGGAGTCGAGTATTATCAACAACAAACTGGGAGAAAACCACTTTTACTGATTGGGACAGATCCTCCCAAATGGAAAATAGAATCTCTCAAACTTTTAGGATATGAGCCAGAGGATTGCATACTCTGGGATAAATCAAGGATGAGAGTTAAACGATTAATAGTCCCATCTTTTCGGCGCGAGGGAAACCTGTTATCACCTTTAGCTTGTCAGTGGTTGCGTCAGCAGATGATGAGCAATCTTCCTGATGTTGATAGCACAAACATCTCTTTTTCATCTAGAATATATATTAAAAGAACCCAAAAGATGGGACGTAACGTAATTAATGAAGATGAGTTAATGGCAGCTTTGGCTCCATTTGGATTTGTTAGTTACACATTGGAAGATATGAGTTTTTCGGATAAGGTAAGACTATTTTCGCAAGCAGAAATAGTTGTTGCTCCTCATGGTGCTGGTCTAGTAAATACAATTTTTTCACCACAGAACTTAATTGTTATTGATATTTTTGGTTTATATGGCACTCCATGTTTTCTTGTTTTAGCGAAAGCTTTAGGTTTTCATTATGGATGCCTTGGATCAGCAGGTCGAAATGAGCGAAATTACAGACATGAAACTTACAATAGCTTTAAAGTGGATGTTTCTAGATTGCGGGATCTTGTTGCCCAAATGTTACAAGAATTTGGATTGCCACTGGCATATTCTCACGGAGTTAGAAGCAATTAG
- the hepA gene encoding heterocyst formation ABC transporter subunit HepA, producing MPVKIPAPIHRILQTTSFWRDNSFLIREFKYFGRAATFAFIFTILAAAFEGFGIGFILTFLQSLTHPDSAQFQTGIEWIDSAVLGVNAPVNERLFRISGLILLTTFLRLGFSYLGKLYTRISASSLAYRLRRLLFEQLISLRISYFAKKRSGEIINSLTAEVIQLQHAFDVSSTLLTKVITLWVYIISMFLLSWQLTLVSGMLFSLLSVGISTLLGRIREASFEKSKASGRYTSVALELVNGIRTVHAFAAQDFERKRFYGANQNLLNATLQSISAQALVEPLREGIATTILIGMLVVAVTTLIPQGFLELASLLTFLFVLFRMMPTLRQIDSARVQMSGLHGSLRDIKELLRKDDKAYTRNGKLQFTKLKHAIEYVAVDFGYDSDEPVLHNISLSIKKGEMTALVGSSGAGKSTLADLIPRFYDPTAGQILVDGVDLREFEINSLRRKLAVVSQDTFIFNTSVRDNIAYALEGADEAAIWEAARLANALDFIQELPQGFDTQLGDRGVRLSGGQRQRIAIARALLRNPDILILDEATSALDSVSERLIQESLEKLAVGRTVIAIAHRLSTIVRADKVVVLEGGRIIEQGGYQELLSQRGKLWKYHQLQHEMSHVS from the coding sequence ATGCCTGTTAAAATTCCTGCACCAATTCACCGCATTCTTCAAACTACGAGCTTTTGGCGAGACAACTCTTTTCTCATCAGAGAATTTAAGTATTTTGGTAGAGCGGCAACCTTTGCATTTATATTTACCATCCTAGCGGCAGCTTTTGAAGGTTTTGGAATTGGTTTTATCCTAACTTTTTTGCAAAGCTTGACACATCCCGACTCCGCACAATTTCAGACAGGAATAGAGTGGATTGATAGTGCTGTGTTAGGAGTTAATGCTCCTGTCAACGAACGACTCTTTCGGATATCTGGTCTAATTCTCTTAACAACCTTCTTACGTCTAGGTTTCAGCTACTTAGGAAAGCTTTATACAAGAATTTCAGCTTCTAGTTTGGCATATCGCTTACGACGACTTCTCTTTGAACAGTTAATTTCGCTGCGAATTAGTTACTTTGCCAAAAAACGTTCAGGAGAAATCATCAACAGCCTCACCGCAGAAGTTATTCAATTGCAACATGCTTTTGATGTCAGTTCTACACTGCTTACTAAAGTCATTACGCTCTGGGTATACATCATTTCAATGTTTTTGCTGTCTTGGCAGCTAACTTTAGTGTCAGGTATGCTGTTTAGCTTACTATCGGTAGGTATATCGACACTATTAGGACGAATTCGGGAAGCCAGTTTTGAAAAGTCAAAAGCAAGTGGTAGATACACCTCGGTTGCCCTCGAATTAGTTAATGGAATTCGCACTGTTCATGCTTTTGCTGCGCAGGATTTTGAACGCAAACGCTTCTATGGTGCTAATCAAAATTTATTAAATGCAACGCTGCAATCTATCTCGGCGCAAGCACTTGTAGAACCACTTAGAGAAGGAATTGCAACAACAATTCTCATTGGGATGTTAGTGGTAGCAGTGACTACTTTAATTCCCCAAGGGTTCTTAGAGCTAGCTTCTTTGTTAACCTTTTTGTTTGTGCTATTCCGTATGATGCCAACTTTGCGTCAAATTGACTCGGCTAGAGTACAAATGAGTGGTCTGCATGGTTCGCTCCGAGACATCAAAGAGTTGCTGCGTAAAGATGACAAAGCATACACGCGCAATGGTAAACTTCAGTTTACAAAATTAAAGCACGCGATTGAGTATGTCGCCGTCGATTTTGGTTATGACTCAGATGAGCCTGTTTTACACAATATTTCACTTTCAATTAAAAAAGGTGAAATGACAGCCTTGGTAGGTTCTTCCGGTGCAGGTAAATCAACATTAGCCGACTTAATTCCGCGATTTTACGACCCAACCGCTGGACAAATTCTTGTTGATGGAGTCGATTTACGCGAATTTGAGATCAATTCACTGCGGCGTAAGTTGGCAGTTGTCAGTCAAGATACGTTTATTTTCAATACTTCAGTACGTGACAATATTGCCTATGCACTGGAAGGTGCTGATGAAGCAGCTATTTGGGAAGCTGCACGCTTAGCAAATGCTTTAGACTTTATTCAAGAGCTACCTCAAGGTTTTGACACACAGTTAGGCGATCGCGGCGTCCGGTTATCTGGTGGACAAAGACAACGAATTGCGATCGCCCGTGCGTTGTTACGTAATCCAGATATTCTAATTCTCGATGAAGCGACAAGTGCCTTGGATTCTGTTTCAGAACGATTGATTCAAGAATCTTTAGAAAAACTTGCTGTCGGTCGTACCGTAATTGCGATCGCGCACCGACTGTCAACAATTGTCCGTGCGGATAAAGTCGTTGTCCTTGAAGGAGGACGGATTATTGAACAAGGTGGTTATCAGGAACTACTCAGTCAGCGAGGAAAACTGTGGAAGTATCATCAGCTACAGCACGAGATGAGTCATGTATCCTAA